CTGATCGCCCCCATGCCGTGCTCGCGGATGCCGTAGTGGAGGTTGCGCCCGACCTCGCCGGGCCCCATGCTGCCGCCGTCCTTGATGTCGGTCTTGTTGGACTCGGCCAGGTCGGCCGAGCCGCCGATGAAGGTCGGCAGCCGCGAGGCGATGGCGTTGATGCACTCGGCGGAGGCCGACCGGGTGGCCAGCTTCTTGGGCTCGGTGAACAGCTTGCCCAGCTCGTCGTCCCAGCCGCCGGGGAGCTCGCCGGCGATCCCGGCCCGCAGCTCGGCGGCCAGCTCGGGCTCGGCCTCGGCGAAGGCGTCCAGGCGCCGCTCCCAGTCGGCCCGGGCCGCCTGGTTGTCGGGCACCCTGACCCGCCAGCGGTCGTAGACCCCGTCGGGGACGAAGAAGTGCTTGTCCGGGTCCCAGCCGTAGGCCTCCTTGGTCGCCCGGACCTCGTCCTCGCCCAGGGCGGCCCCGTGGGCCGCCGGGGTGTCCTGGGCGTTGGGCGCGCCCCAGGCGATGTGGCTGCGCAGCCGGATGAAGCTGGGGCGGTCCGGCTCGTCCACCGCGGCCTGGTAGGCGGCGGCCATCGCCTCCAGGTCGTTGGCGTCCTCCACGTGCTGGGTGTGCCAGCCGTACGCGCGATACCGGGCCTCGACGTCCTCGCCGAAGGTGATCTCGGTGCGGCCGTCGATGGTGATGTGGTTGTCGTCGTAGAGCAGGGTGAGCTTGCCAAGGCCCAGGTAGCCGGCGTACGAGGACGCCTCGGAGGCGACGCCCTCCATCATGTCCCCGTCCGAGCAGAACGCCCAGGTCCGGTGGTCGACCACCTGCGGGCCGTAGCGGTCGGCCAGGAACTGCTCGGCGATGGCGAACCCGACCGCGTTGCCGACCCCCTGGCCGAGCGGCCCGGTGGTGACCTCGACCCCGGGGGTGAGGAAGTGCTCGGGGTGGCCGGGGGTGATCGAGCCCCACTGGCGCTGCTGCTTCAGGTCGTCGATGCCCAGCGCGTAGCCGGTCAGGTGCAGGGCGATGTACTGCAGCACCGAGGCGTGGCCGTTGGAGAGCACGAAGCGGTCGCGGTCGAACCAGTCCGGGTGCTCGGGGTCAAAGGTCAGGAACCGCGTCCACAGCACGTAGGCGGCCGGGCCCAGGGCCATGGCCGTGCCCGGGTGGCCGTCGCCAGCCTTCTGGATGGCGTCCATGGCCAGGGTCCGGACGGTGTCGACGGCCAGGGTGTCGAGGTCGGTCCCTTGGACGGTCTCGGTGGTCACGGGCGGCTCCTCGGGGGCGGAATCAGCACTCCTGCCAAGCCCCTAGGCTACCCGTATCTCGCCGTCGATCACCGGTCGGGCTTGCCGCCCGAGCGGGCCTCGACCCCGCGGCGCAGGGCCAGCTCGCGCAGGCGCTTGTGGGTGGCCACCCGGCGCTCGCCCTCCTCGGGCTGGCACCGGTGCCAGGAGCCGTCCTCGGACAGTGCCCAGGCCTGGAGGTTGTCGGCCAGCATGACGTCGAGGACCTCCTGCAACCGCCCGGTCAGGTCGGGGTCGGTCACCGGGGTGACGCACTCGACCCGCAGGTCGAGGTTGCGGGGCATCAGGTCGGCCGAGCCGATGAAGTACTCGCGCCGGCGGCCGTTGGCGAAGCACCAGATCCGGCTGTGCTCCAGGAACCGGCCGACGATCGAGCGCACCCGGATGTTGTCGCTCACCCCCGGGACCCCGGGCCGGAGCCGGCAGATGCCCCGGATGACCAGGTCGATCTCCACCCCGGCCTGGGAGGCGGCGTAGAGGGCGCGGATGCAGTCGGCGTCGACCAGGGAGTTCATCTGCAGGGTGATGCGGCCGGGGCGGCGGCTGGTGTGCCGCTCGGCGGTCCGCTCGATCAGCTCCAGCACCCGCTGGCGCAGGAAGCTGGGGGCGACCAGGATCTTGCGGTAGCGGCCGCCGCCGCGGGCGTAGCCGGTGAGCGAGTTGAACAGCTCGGTCAGGTCGGCGCCCAGGTCCTCGTCGCAGGAGAGCAGGCCCACGTCGGTGTAGAGCCGGGCCGTCTTGGCGTTGTAGTTGCCGGTGCCGATGTGGACATAGCGGCGGATGCCGCCGTGCTCGCGCCGCACCACCAGGGCGGTCTTGGAGTGGGTCTTGAGCCCGACCAGGCCGTAGGCGACGTGGCAGCCGGCCTGCTCCAGCGCCCTGGCCCAGCCGATGTTGGAGGCCTCGTCGCCGCGGGCCTTGACCTCGACCAGGACCACCACCTGCTTGCCGGACTCGGCCGCCTGGATCAGGGCGTTGATGATCGGCGAGTCGCCGTCGGTGCGGTACAGGGTCTGCTTGATGGCCAGCACGTCGGGGTCCTCGGCGGCCTGCTCGATGAAGCGCTGCACCGAGGTCGAGAAGGCGTCGTAGGGGTGGTGGACCAGCAGGTCGCCCTCGCGCAGGGTGGCGAACAGGTTGACCGAGTCCTCCTCGGTGCCGAGCAGCCGCGGCTGGGTGGTCCCGACCCACGGCTCGTCGGCCAGCTCGGGCCGGTCGAGGGACGACACCAGCCCCATCAGGTCGCCCAGGTTGAGCGGCCCCTCCACGGTGACCAGGGCGTCGTCCTCGACGTCGAGCTCGCGCTGGAGGAGCCGGACCACGTGGTCGGGCATGGTCGCGGCCACCTCGAGCCGGACCACCACCCCGAAGCGCTGGCGGCGCAGCTCCTGCTCGACGGCGATCAGCAGGTCGTCGGCCTCGTCCTCGGCCAGCTCGATGTCGGCGTCGCGGGTCACCCGGAACGGGTGGGCCTCGACCACGTCCATGCCCGGGAACAGCTTGTCCAGGTGGGTGGCGATCACCTGCTCCAGGGGCACGAAGGTGTTGCCGTCGCCCAGGGGGATGAACCGGGGCAGGATGCCCGGCACCTTGACCCTGGCGAAGCGGTCGCGGGCGGTGCCCGGGTCGCGGACGGTCACGGCCAGCGACAGCGACAGGTTGGAGATGTAGGGGAACGGGTGGCTGGGGTCGACGGCCAGGGGCGTCAGCACCGGGAAGACCTGACGCTGGAAGTAGTCGCGCAGGAAGTCCAGGTCCTGATCGCCCAGCTCGGACATGTCGGCGATGCGGACGCCGGCCTCGGCCATGGCCGGGCTGACCTCGTCAAGGAACACCCGCACCTGGTGCTCGATGCTGGGGCCGACGTGCTTGGCGATCGCCTCCAGGGTCTCGCTCGGCGTCCAGCCGTCCGACCCGCGGGTGACCATGCCCGACTCGACCTGGTCGCGCAGGCCGGCCACCCGGACCATGAAGAACTCGTCCAGGTTGGAGGAGAAGATGGCCAGGTACTTGAGCCGCTCCAGGAGGGAGATCTCGGGGTCGGCGGCCATGGCCAGGACCCGGTCGTTGAACTGGAGCCAGGAGATCTCCCGGTTGATGAACAGGTACGGGTCATGCAGGTCGCGCTCGACCACGTCCGGGGCGCTGGCGCTCTCGCTCACGGCGGTTCGGCTCCTGGTTCGGGTGCTGCGTCGATCAGCCTTGCATGTCTCGACCGTTCAAGCTAGTCCTTGGGCTGCTGGGAGCCTGTCCCGGAACCAGGGTCGAGGCGATGGTCGCCTCCAGGCCGGGGGCGCCGCAGGCGCCGGCGAAGGCGAAGCCGGGTCAGCCCTGGTCGAGGGCGGCCGCCATCAGGCCGAGGGGGGGCGAGCCCAGGCGCAGCAGGGCGTCGTGGAAGCGGGCGTGGCTGTAGCCGGCGCCCCAGCCGGAGCGGGCCTGGTCGCGGAGGCGCAGGATCTCCAGCTTGCCCCAGGTGTAGCGGCCGTAGGTGGGGTCGAAGGTGGCCCGGGCGGCCTCGGTGCGGGCGGCCGGGCCGTAGCAGAAGGCGTCGGCCTCGAAGCGGGCGGCGCCGTCGGCGACCGTCATGGTGCCGGCGTGGGTGCCGATCGACACGGCCAGGCGGGTGACCCGCTGGAGCGCCTCCAGGGCGACCCCGGCGGCGAAACGGGGGTCGTCGCCGCGGTAGCCCTCCTCGATGCAGAGCTCCTCGCCGTAGTGGGCCCAGCCCTCGACGAAGGCCAGCGAGTGCAGGGTCCGGCGGACGTCGGAGGTGAGCTGGCGCAGCCGCCGCCCGTGGGCGAAGTGGCCGGGGGCGACCTCGTGCACGGTGATGGCGGGCAGGGTGGTGCGGCTGAACACCTTCAGCCAGTCGTCCTGCTCGCTGGCAGGCCAGCCCGGGTCGGGCGGGGAGATGTAGTAGCGCGAGGGGGCGTCGGCCTCGTACGGGGCGGCCCAGGACATCATGGCCAGGGCCCAGCGGCGCGACGGAGGTGCGGGCGCGACCAGGCACTCGCCGTCCAGCCCGGGCACCAGGTCGCGCTCCAGGGTGAAGGCGATCGCCTCGGCCGTGAGGGCCTGGGCCTCCCGCAGCACGCCGT
Above is a genomic segment from Actinomycetota bacterium containing:
- the tkt gene encoding transketolase, with protein sequence MDAIQKAGDGHPGTAMALGPAAYVLWTRFLTFDPEHPDWFDRDRFVLSNGHASVLQYIALHLTGYALGIDDLKQQRQWGSITPGHPEHFLTPGVEVTTGPLGQGVGNAVGFAIAEQFLADRYGPQVVDHRTWAFCSDGDMMEGVASEASSYAGYLGLGKLTLLYDDNHITIDGRTEITFGEDVEARYRAYGWHTQHVEDANDLEAMAAAYQAAVDEPDRPSFIRLRSHIAWGAPNAQDTPAAHGAALGEDEVRATKEAYGWDPDKHFFVPDGVYDRWRVRVPDNQAARADWERRLDAFAEAEPELAAELRAGIAGELPGGWDDELGKLFTEPKKLATRSASAECINAIASRLPTFIGGSADLAESNKTDIKDGGSMGPGEVGRNLHYGIREHGMGAISNGLALHGGLRPFCATFLIFSDYMRPSVRLANLMDLPVVYVWTHDSIGLGGDGPTHQPVEHLASLRAMPRLRLMRPADGPETAEAWRAAIARTDGPTALALSRQNLPPIDRTAHAGAEGLHRGAYVLVDADGGDPRLVLIATGSEVWVALEARERLQAGGVPTRVVSMPCWELFEDQDQAYRDQVLPPGVVARLAVEAASSFGWSRWVGEHGEVVSRDDFGASAPGEVVLEKFGFTPENVADRARALLARLDDKD
- a CDS encoding RNA degradosome polyphosphate kinase, which codes for MSESASAPDVVERDLHDPYLFINREISWLQFNDRVLAMAADPEISLLERLKYLAIFSSNLDEFFMVRVAGLRDQVESGMVTRGSDGWTPSETLEAIAKHVGPSIEHQVRVFLDEVSPAMAEAGVRIADMSELGDQDLDFLRDYFQRQVFPVLTPLAVDPSHPFPYISNLSLSLAVTVRDPGTARDRFARVKVPGILPRFIPLGDGNTFVPLEQVIATHLDKLFPGMDVVEAHPFRVTRDADIELAEDEADDLLIAVEQELRRQRFGVVVRLEVAATMPDHVVRLLQRELDVEDDALVTVEGPLNLGDLMGLVSSLDRPELADEPWVGTTQPRLLGTEEDSVNLFATLREGDLLVHHPYDAFSTSVQRFIEQAAEDPDVLAIKQTLYRTDGDSPIINALIQAAESGKQVVVLVEVKARGDEASNIGWARALEQAGCHVAYGLVGLKTHSKTALVVRREHGGIRRYVHIGTGNYNAKTARLYTDVGLLSCDEDLGADLTELFNSLTGYARGGGRYRKILVAPSFLRQRVLELIERTAERHTSRRPGRITLQMNSLVDADCIRALYAASQAGVEIDLVIRGICRLRPGVPGVSDNIRVRSIVGRFLEHSRIWCFANGRRREYFIGSADLMPRNLDLRVECVTPVTDPDLTGRLQEVLDVMLADNLQAWALSEDGSWHRCQPEEGERRVATHKRLRELALRRGVEARSGGKPDR
- a CDS encoding DUF885 family protein; its protein translation is MNPRLRAICDLTMSAVREYIGRHEYDGRAEDLSPEGVRAGLSRLGGPPGAAPEPDPHDEAHLAAFERLVRLELGELELHRSNPLYHIAALDVSCYDRDYAPAAERAEARHRHLAAWPDVVDAALAALDRVAAPVAEALLPAARGLAADLEPSGGDPVVERALDAHKRLTAHLEAAAVEGHRDTALGRGPLERLLGAGEALEVDLGRLEERADAERDRLRALLEEACGRLRPGRPTAEVVAALLEDHPDADGVLREAQALTAEAIAFTLERDLVPGLDGECLVAPAPPSRRWALAMMSWAAPYEADAPSRYYISPPDPGWPASEQDDWLKVFSRTTLPAITVHEVAPGHFAHGRRLRQLTSDVRRTLHSLAFVEGWAHYGEELCIEEGYRGDDPRFAAGVALEALQRVTRLAVSIGTHAGTMTVADGAARFEADAFCYGPAARTEAARATFDPTYGRYTWGKLEILRLRDQARSGWGAGYSHARFHDALLRLGSPPLGLMAAALDQG